The following DNA comes from Hordeum vulgare subsp. vulgare chromosome 3H, MorexV3_pseudomolecules_assembly, whole genome shotgun sequence.
GCCTCGCTTCCGCAGGGTTGCCACTTGTGCCTTATTTCCCTGCAAGACCCCCTTTGTATCCCTTTAATTATTGTTCCGAATTAACAAAGTATGGGATCCCTAAAAATCCATCTCTGTTTTTTCCTATGATTTTTTGCCCTTTTTTTCCGGTTTGTTCATTTTGTATTCTTTGGCTTTTTTTGCTGCTATAATttcattttctttgtttttttacttcttattttatttgtgtttcttttgaTATGTTTGCTTTCCTGTATTTCAttggttttttccttttctttatttttctctaCATTTTTCTactttctttctttgattttcattGTTTTACTTTGGTTTTCTACATTGttctttgttttcaacatttttctTTGCTCATCTTTGTTTTTCCTTGTTCCTTTTTATGTGTATTGCTTTATGGTTCTTATCGGTTTTAAAACCTTTTTGATtgactttttttttgttttctagttGTTTTTCTATCGGTATCACATGGTATTCTAATTAAATTTTATATTTACATGTGAAAATTATTTGACATGTATAATTTTTTAAACACATAATTAACATTTCTAAAATAAATATTGTTGAGTCTATTTTTTACAACAATAATATGcttatattttttatacatgatTATTTTTTTTACATATATGTACGCTATGTTTACGTTTTTTGTACCCACTGTACATTACGTTATACATCAGGATATTTGTAATACATGTTTAATAATTTGAATATACATTGTTAACATTTTTTCGAAAAATTATGTTTGATGACTACTTTTTACATACACATTGTACATTTTCCGTATATCAGGAACATGTTTTATAAAATTCAATATTTTTTACACGATTAACATATTTATAAAAAACATTTCATGCACAATTTTTTAGATACACAATCTACATTTCCATATATATACGAAACATTTTCATAAATGTTTAACATTTAAATAGATGGTTAATATTattttcaaatattttttattAGTACTTTTTTTAATCCAAATTGAATATGTTTTGTATATATCGAGAACCTTTTTAAAATATATGATGAAGACTTTTTTATACAAGATCATTTTTTACAGAACTAGCAAAACAATGAAAGTTTTATCTTGATATATACTttacacaaaaaacaaaaactataGGCACATGCGCCAGCATGATTTGATCATGTGCTGCCGCGGTCAAAAGAGACAGCTCCAGCCACTGCGACCTATGTGTGTTTATTGAAAAAAAACAAGCAGGACAGGTTTTATAAACTCTTTCCGGCCGGCCTATCGCATGAACACAATGTTGCACGGGCTAGTGTTCGTTCCGTCTTGCGTTAAGCGATATATAGTCATGCCTCGAATCTGGCACTAGAAAGTCATTTGAGCCCCAACAGAGTTCTATTCTTTTGTGCGAGAGAGAGCGCCTTCATCTTGGGCCAGCCCATAGCCGTAAGCAAACCCGGTAACATTTTCTTGTATTTTACAAGGTTAGATGTTAATATGAGACATggatatgatcatttccttacccTCTACCTTTTGCGTCAGCTATAATTTAGTGCATCTTTTCATCAAGCATTGTGAATATATTATCTATGCATGATCTAACTGATTGATTAAAGTCTGGGATTCAGAATCCTATTGCTACCTACtggttttacaaaaaaaaaaaaacctgcGGTAGGATAACCACATAGAGTAAAATGTGGAAATAACCATTGAACCGATGCATAAGTTTTTTGTAAAACTATTGTGTAAGAGTAAAAAAATCTCTAGTATTTCAGCTATTCAGGGAAAATAGAGATGAAAACAAAATCCTAAAACCTAGCGAAAGCTAGCATCAGATGAATTATGTTGAGGATCACTATCAGGTCATCAATGCAACTTTACACACAACGCAGGCTCAATCATCATAGTAGAGACCATTTCAGTGTTCAAAGAGAAATGAGCTCCATGGAATAAGATGATGATCAACACACATGGAGTTTCTAGCCAGTTCACATGCATTGGGATTAGTAGTAAAATCCAAAAAAGTAAAATGACTAAAAAATGATAATCTGATTTTTTTACGGATAAACATTGATGAGTGTTACACCTGCGTGCAAAATTATGATGGAATGGAGTTCGATGATGACTGggcaagaaaagaaaatcaatgcTCGAGAACGACTCCTTTTAGAAGCATTTTGAAACTTTTTCCACACATCCACAAATGTGATTGTATCATGGAAATTTACATACAGATAGATAACCAAGCAAAGTTTGTTGCAAGAAAATcagattttttaaagtattttttaaATTTACATACAGTGTGCATATGAGCTCAAGATTAGAAACACTTTTGGTTATcgactcttttttttttttttgctcagCAGGCGCAACAAAACTTCGTGGAAGATCCCGCGTGTGCAGAAAAGAGAGGAGACAAATACAGAGCACAATTTGAACTCTACTATCCTATTAATACCATCTCCACTTTGTATATATACACACGGAACAGCGACTACAGTAAGCAGAAGATGCACAAGGCTGTACATGCCGTCGAGGAGAGGTAAAGCTTGACCGTGACCGAAGCTAAGCAGACCACCAACGTCAAAAAAGAAACATCTCTCCCTCCCACACAGACAGACGCGGTCACGGCCAGGATACTTTCTACTGCACTCCAAGCGAAGCAATCCTATCTGCGGCCCCACCACGGACGGGCGCGCGGCCCCCACCTGTCCACGTCGGTCACGCGATGACCACCGTGACGGCCGCGGCGTCGGCGCTCCCGGGGCGCCCACCgcgcccggcggcggcggcggctttggGTGCGGCGGCGCCGCCGAGCACCGAGTCCCGGCACGTGGGGCAGGAGCCGTGCGAGACGAGCCAGGTGTCGACGCACCGGACGTGGAACTCGTGGCCGCAGCGCGGCAGCACGCGCACCTTCTCGCCGTCCTCGAACTCGCCGAGGCAGATGGCGCAGACGTCGCCCGCCGGCGCGGCCGCGCACGCGCCGTACACCTCGATGGGGAGGCTCCTGAGCGTGAGCTTCTTGAGCCCGCCCCGCCCGCCCGCCGACGCCGACGACGCCGCGTCCAGCTCCCCGCCGGCGCCCCCGGCCTCCAGCGCCGAGCGCCGCGCCCACCGGATGAGGCACCGGGCCAGCGAGTTGAGCCCGAGCGCGAAGAGCAGGGCGAAGAGCAGCGCCGCGAGGATGATCACCATGTTGGTGTCGAAGCTGGCGTCGCCGCTGCTGAGGGCGCGCTGCGCTCCGTCGGCGCTCGACGGCGCCGGCGAGCCCGTCTGGCCCATGTACCAGCTCATGGACCGGGTGTGCGCGGCCATCTGCTCCCTCGCCGCGGCAATTATGCACCGCAAGTATGGGTCACCGGCTTGGCTTTGTAGAAGGACGTGGACGTAGTAGCGGCTGCTATAATGTGGCGCTGCTGCGCTTTTATATACCAACTCGCACCCGTTTCGGTTCGGAAAAGTTGGAGCTTATATGAGTGCGAGCTAGAGCGAACAAGGACCCCTTTCTTGTCTGGATTTCGATCGGATAGATATCGCTGGCCAAAATCAAGCGTGCCACTCCAGTGATGAGCCGGGAAATGGCCAAGGGACTTTATTTTATACTAGAAGTATATAAAGATCAGGACGAGGAGGAAATCGCCGGCTGTTGGACCAGGAGGCAGGGAGGCGGTTCGGTTCCGGGTCACACTGTGTGTGTCTGCGTGGCGGGGCCTCCGAAATGATCGCGCCGTGGGAAAATATCTAGCCCGCTTTGCGAGTGCTACGCTACGCACTTGTTGGTTGTACGGTTGTGCTGGGTTGGTACAAAACTACAAATGGGATGGCCACGCTCGTGCGCGCTGATGCAAACCCGCGTTCTTTTGTGTTGGACGATAGAATAGAATAGATAGATAGAGTAGCCAGCAGCTGGAAGGAGGGAGAGGTGCCCCATGGATTTTGTTGGATCTCACACACGGCTAAAGGGGAGGCAAGGCACGTTGTCGTAGCACGGAGGCGCGTAGGGTTGCTTTGCAGGTTCAGTGAAAATGGGCAGATTTGACCCTTCCTTAAAACTTCAGCACAAAATGACCTCGTTCGACAAAAAAGGATGACCAGTCTGCAAACATTGATGACAAAGACTGTCATTCAACACTGTCCGCACACATTTCAACCACTGTTCAAACTAAATGAACGGAATCCATGCAAATACCATGGATTTCCGTATAAACCGAAAAAGATTCATGCAAATACCACGGATTTTATATAAATGCCTCCAAATTTATTATATTTCGCACGTACTTCAACTAAAAGCAGAACTCGTCACATTCTGAAGATATAATTTCAGACACACTTCAACTAATCACCTAAACTAAATGTTGTCGAGGTCCGTTCCCCATGTCCAGCTATGAGCCCTAAGAACTAAATCTTCGCATTCTTCAATTTCGCCTCGGCGCTCTCCAGTTCGGCCTCCAGAGCCCTAGAAAGTGAAGTTGTCTGTCTTCACGTCGTCGTCAAGCGGCTAATCGACCGACGGTGTTTAGGCCACCAAGCTTGCTTCAACGGGAGGGAAGAAGCGATTGCCTTCTAGGGACCCGAGCGGCGGTGACCCACCATGCACTATTCTTTCTTGTTGCCGACGGCGCCCGCGTACATGTCGTGTTCATGATCGTGGCGGCGTGGCACGGTCAAGGCGGGGCTCGCGATGTCCCCCTCGCCGTCGCTCTTGCCCCACAATTCTCATCCATCGCCTCGACAAACTCCCTGTAGGCGGCTTCTAACTCCGTCTAACGTTGGCGGTACCGTCAATGGTCTAGGAGGATCTAGCGGGCAAAGCGGTAGGACTGGAGCAACGCCTCCTGCTTGGGCAGGTCCATGTCCAACCCGACCGACAAGATGTGGGTGCCCGCAGACATGCTGGTGGAGAGGAGCTCCTCCGTGCGCTGGTGCTCCTCAAGGAGGCCGAGGTTATAGGCATGGTCAGCCTGCGCCTCTCAGAAGTTGGCCTCCTTGTCCTCTCGTAGTATGTTAGTGTAGTGCGCACGGGCCTCACCGATGATGTGGCCGGCATGCATCAACGAGGGGGTGGTGTCGGCTCGTCCTTGACCGCATCCTCCATTGGGACGTCGTCGCACTCCATCTTCCTATCGGCCTTCCGACTCGTAGCAATGTCCGTTATATCCCTCTTCTGTTCGGACGAGAGGCTGTCCTAGAGGGATTTTGAGCGCGAGGAGGCCATGGCGAGCGTGGTGCTTTGAGGAGAAAGGAACCGGAGAAGGATGACTACGGTTGTGTACGGGGTTGGAGTTTATATTCCGGGCGGATAAAAGTGGGCATTGACGGTGTGGTTAATGGTGGGCGGCACACAGACGGATGGGTGACGCCGGAGTAGGTCCCTCGGCAACCACATATCATTATTGTAGGAAGAAGGAATGGCAGGGTGTCGTTTGAATGCAAAGGAGTCGTCTGTACCAGGAAGTGGAACGAGTTGCGCTCTTTTGGACGGCGTGCCGCTTCAATGCCAACAGAAGTGAGAGGTCATGTTCGCTCTGGCCGGGCATGGATGCGTGATTCATTGTTTCGGTGGGGAAACATGCACAGGTGAGGGAGGGGGTTAATGCTGGGTCAGGATAATCACGAGCGGGCATGGCATTGGTCCGGACACCctgaaagcccccccccccacattgTCTCTGGTTTGCAAAAAAACACATGTCCGAAGTGTCCAACAGACCGATAGAGGGCCACGTTGAATGGTTTCTGTCATCCAAACCGCACGATCCGAACAGTTACGTGTGATTTGAGGGTCGATGTTGGAGATGTCCTAAACTAACCCTTTTGCATAACATCATGGGCTAATGCGTCATGCCAAATAGCGTTTCGTCTCAAGTTGATAGCATGGTGCCATAGCTATGTCTACTACGAGCATTGTGATGTCTAGCATGGTGCTCCAGGCCAAGTCGTCATGCTATCTCGCATGGAGTTTCAGTACCGGGCGTCACGCGAAAGGGTTATTTTGTGAAATAATTTTAGATTCGATTCATTTTGTTCTGAAATTTCTAAAAAGAGTGAAGTCTATCCACTTTCACCAAGTTGGACGTGACATTTCTTTTGCTTCACTAGACTATCTATAGTCGGGCACTCCAAAGCCGCCTCAAGCGTCGATCGGTCAAAAAAATCGATCCAGACGGGCTCCTCAAAAATGCCTCAAACGTTCGGACTGACTCACACCCTTAATATCCAACCCAAATATGTGATGAATATGGGGATGCCCGGACACGTCTGAACGCGTCCACTAAGTCAAACCCAACAAATCTACCCCACAAAAATTTGCATCAAATCCACCCGCTCGACCTATCGGATCTATTTGCTctctcctctcttcctcctcctctgcatcggaCGTCTCACATCTTGGCCACCACCCTTGCTCTGCAGCCGTTCCAAGCCTTAGAGCCGCTAGGACTAGCACAACACTCCTCTCTCCTATGCTCGTCGCCGCAAACATCATCACTGGCCCGGACGCCACCGCAATACATCCGACAACTCTCGGACTTCTGCTTGTGCTCTGTGTGTTCGTCACAATTACCGACCCGGTTTTTGTGATTTGTTTGTAGGGAAAACGTTGAATTCTGATACTTCATCACACGACGAGTATGGACCAACTTAGATTGATAAAATGATTCAAGATGTGTACTTCGATTCATTGGATTTGGACGAAGAAGTGAACATGATCATGCTCATGAGTATGCAAGAGGAAATGGACCACCACGTGGAACATATTTGCAACTTTAATGGCTCAATCGAGGGGAGAAGAATGATCAACCGACATAGGTTCTAGCAAGCACAACTACTACACAAGGACTATTTTGCTCCGGCCCAACTCTTCCggattatccatagtttcatcgctGTTTTCGCATGCGAAAACCATTGTTTTGCGAATGTGGAGGGAATGGAGACAGACGATGACTACATCAAGCTCACAAGGGATTGTTGCGGCCAACGTTTTTTCTCTGCTAAGTAGAAATGCATGGTGACTCTGAGGATGCTTGCACTTGGTATTATCGCAGATGCCGTTGGAGAGATTGTCTGCATGAGGGAGAGAACATGCTTGAAGACTACTGTCAAGTTTCCCCGCGTAGTGGTGCAGGTGCTAGTTGCAGAGTATTTGGGAGAACCCAATGTGCAGGACACAGGAAATTTGTTGGCTATTGGAGAGTCCAGAGGGTTTCCAGGAATGGTCGAATcaattgattgcatgcattggcaaTGGAAGAACTTCCCCAAAGTTTGTAGGGAACGTATCAAGGTCATACCAAAGAGGCCACCATCATACTGGAAGAAGTGGCATCACATGActtatggatttggcatgctttctttggaaTGTTGGGTTCTCCTAACGACATCAACGTGCTGCAACAATCTCCCGTGTTCAGGAGACTTTGTAATGGG
Coding sequences within:
- the LOC123440428 gene encoding RING-H2 finger protein ATL74-like, with amino-acid sequence MAAHTRSMSWYMGQTGSPAPSSADGAQRALSSGDASFDTNMVIILAALLFALLFALGLNSLARCLIRWARRSALEAGGAGGELDAASSASAGGRGGLKKLTLRSLPIEVYGACAAAPAGDVCAICLGEFEDGEKVRVLPRCGHEFHVRCVDTWLVSHGSCPTCRDSVLGGAAAPKAAAAAGRGGRPGSADAAAVTVVIA